The window GGGCCTGCTCGGCAGTTACCGGCAATTTTGTGTCGACTGTGGCCTTACGCCCGGTCAGGCGCAACAGGCCGCGGAGTTTTATCTCGCGGAAACGGGCCGGCGCATGCGGTTTGAGAAGGAGGCCTCGCTCCGTTCCCTCAGGGAGGGAGCTTGGGCGGGCTGCTTCGACGAGAAACTGGCCAGAGCCAATTATGCCACGCATCTGCTGGATCGCGAAGTGGGCGGCAGGCTGCGCCCCATGCTGGCAACGGGGCTTGGCAATAACGCCGTGTTTGCGGAGATGATGGCCGTGATCGGTGAATGCATCAGCGAAGATGCTTTTTCCGCTCACCCCGGTGCGTATGCGAGTTCCCACCGGATGATGACAACCGAAGAATACCTGAGAACCGAAGTGTTCAAGAATTAAGGAGTAATGAAAATGGGTGCAACACTGAAAGATCTGGCAACCGTGCATAGCCGCAAGATGCCCGAACAGGTGGACAACCTGACTGAAGAAGCGCCGATTCTGGCGGTCATTCCTTTTGAGGAAGCCTCGCACGGCCTGTGGAACATGTATGAGGATGTGAGCGACGTGGACGGTGCGGGCTGGGTGGAGATGAACGCCCCGCTGCCTGCCGTGGATGTGACATCCGACCTGAAGAAGGTGGACCTTTCCATCCTTGGGGGCGAGATCGAGTGTCCTGAAGATACCGCCAATATGTTCGGCGGCACGACCAACTACTTTGCCAAGAAGCTGCCCAAGGTCATCCGCAAGTCCGGCATGGCCGCTGAACAGCGTATTCTGTACGACAACTTCCGCACCTGGGCATTGGACAAGGGCAAGGCCGTCAACGCCGGTGCGGCGACCGACGACTGCTATTCCATGCTGGCCGTGCGCTTCATCTCCGGTGAGACCACCGGGCTGTATTCCAAGGAAAGCTTCAAGCAGGGTTCCCTGCTGGACGTAACCCCCATCAACAGCGGTTCCATCTACAAGGCGGCTTCAGGCAAGCATCAGGGCGTTTTGTGCTTCGGCATGCGCCTGAAGGCCTATTTCGGCATCCAGATTGCCAACAGGCACTCCGTGGCCGCCATTGTGAACATCAATAAGTCCAACCTGCCCACGGCCATGATGATCGATGATCTGCTTGCCGACGTGCGCGCCATTCCCGGCAACACCTTCCTGTTCATGCACGAGAAGGCCAAGACTTTGCTTTACGAGCACAAGGGCAAGTCCCTGCAGGTGAACGTGGGCGGCAAGGACATGGATCGCCAGGTCACCCATTGGAACGGCGTGGAGATCGTTACTTCCTACAACTTCCTCGACGCCGCAGAAAAGGCCGTCGCTTTCTAATGGTGCTGCGGATTTGCTCCGCGCAAGAAAAGGAGAGACAGTATGTATAAGAATCAGCTTACGGTGTACGGTGAGCATTTGGCCAAGGCCCAGACTCTGCCCGCAAACACCACTGCGGCAGGGAACGGCGGTTCCCGCAAGGCGGGATCCATGCTCGGCGCGGCCGAAGTGGTGATGGTGGCGGCAACCCCCGTGGCCATTGCGGAGAATGCCACTCTGACCCTGTCACTGCAGGAAAGCGCGGACGATGCCGTGTTTGCGGACGTACCCGTGCTGTTCCGCAAGGCGGCAGTCGGTAAGGCCATGAGTTTTGCCGCAGGCGAGGTCATGGCCCGTCTGCCCATGCCTTCGGATACCGCAAAGTATGTGAAGGCTTCTATGGGGACTGATGACGCTGCTGCAAGCGGCACTGTGAACATCATCTTCGAATATCTGCCCCGTTAACCTTGTGCGGGCGTCCTGTCCTTGGACCGGGCGCCCGCATATTGCTCAAGGTTGCGGCCATTGTCTCCGCAGGATCGGAGAACGCTGACCGGTCCGGTGGACGCGGCAGGCAAGCGCAAAGAATTCTGTCAGGAGAAAAGAATGAAAAACGCAAACGATATAACTGAGCAGGATGCCAGACGTTTCAGGATGGCATTGCTTCGGGCCAAACTCACGAGAATGGCTGTGGGATTCGAGGAAAATGCTGATGAGGAGATGCTGGAGCGCCTTGTCGTCTATGCCGAGCGGCAGCAGGCGGGGCGGCAGAGGGCTGGCCGTGTGACAGCCGGTTCTGCAGGCTCTGCCGAAAAAGAGGCAACCGGCACCGGTGCCGGACGGGGCTGCCGGTGTTGCCGCCAGTGCAAGGAGGACTAGGCTATGGCTTCAGTCATTTCCATCTGCAACAAGGGACTCAGATATCTTGGCGGCGAAGAGATTCTTTCGCTTGAGCAGGAATCGCGGGGAGCCCGTCTGTGCAGTCAGTATTATTCCGAGGTGCGCGACGAATTGCTCGAAGAGCATCATTGGAACTTCGCAGCACGGTATATTGCCCTCGCTTCCTTGCCTGCAGCGCCCCTTTTCGGGTTTGCCAGAGCCTATCAGTTGCCTGCCGATTGTCTGCGAGTGCGCCGACTGCGCGGCAACGCCGATTTTGAGGTAGTTGAGAACCGCGTTCTTTATTCGGATGCATATCCCGCAGAGGCTGTTGTGACCGTGCGGGTGACTGACCCTGCGCGTTTTCCCGCATTGTTCGTGGAAGTGCTTGCGCGCAAGCTGGCAGCAGAACTGGCAGTGCCGCTCATGAACAGTTCGCGACTGGAGCAGTCCATGATGACCAAGTACATAAATGCGCTGGAACGCGCCAAGGCCATGGATGCCACGGAAGGGGCTGTTGACCCTGACGACACCAACGAATGGGTGCGAGCCCGTCTGTGGTGACGGCTTGAATAATAGGGAGAGACACCTATGCAAAAGACAATTTCTTCCGGGGGGCGGCTGGCAGACGGAGCGCAGGAGCTTTTGCCTCATGAGGGAGGGCGGGCATGAGTTCGGTCAACATTCTTCAATCCAGTTTCAACGGCGGCGAATTATCTCCGCTGATGGACGCCCGTGTGGACCAGAGTCGTTACGGCAACGGTTGTTCGGTGCTGCGCAACATGTTTGTGCATCCCCATGGCCCTGCGAGCCGCAGACCGGGGCTCCGTTTTGCCGGTGAGTGCAAAGCGTGCGGAGGGCGAGCGCGGCTCATTCCCTTTGCCTTCAATGTGGAACAGTCCTACGCGTTGG is drawn from Desulfovibrio mangrovi and contains these coding sequences:
- a CDS encoding major capsid protein gives rise to the protein MGATLKDLATVHSRKMPEQVDNLTEEAPILAVIPFEEASHGLWNMYEDVSDVDGAGWVEMNAPLPAVDVTSDLKKVDLSILGGEIECPEDTANMFGGTTNYFAKKLPKVIRKSGMAAEQRILYDNFRTWALDKGKAVNAGAATDDCYSMLAVRFISGETTGLYSKESFKQGSLLDVTPINSGSIYKAASGKHQGVLCFGMRLKAYFGIQIANRHSVAAIVNINKSNLPTAMMIDDLLADVRAIPGNTFLFMHEKAKTLLYEHKGKSLQVNVGGKDMDRQVTHWNGVEIVTSYNFLDAAEKAVAF